The genomic stretch TGATCCTCGGCGCGGTGTTGCTCGCTCAAGCGCTAGAACCCAGAATCGGGTATGTTAGCCTTCCTGGAATGTTGATAGGCTTCTTCGTTTATCAACTCGTCATCTTGGCAGGCTTCCTATACAACAAACTCAAAACTTCATAATGAACCATCACGCTATTTGGAAGGGGTGAAATTTGGAATGAATCACTTATTTCCTACCCTCGGAGAAGGGTTGTGGGCGATCAACTTGACCGCAATCGGGACGAGCGTGCTCGCTGCTTTGGTCGTGTTGCTGCTGGCGCGTCTGGCCGTTGCGAACGTCAATGTACGCCGACCGCGCGGCATCCAGAACTTCTTCGAGTGGGTGGTTGACTTCATCACGGGCTTGGCGAAGGATACGATCGGTGATCGTGCGATGACTTATGTTCCGCTCGCGTTCACTTTGATCATCTATCTCTTCGTTGCGAACCAGATGGGTCTGATCACCAACGTCGTCACGCTTGTGCATGAACCGACTTTAGGTGTCTCCCAAGGCATGCTCGATGAGCACGGCGGAGAAGGACATATCGCTTGGTTTATGTCTCCGACCGCGAACCTGAGCGTCGCGATGGCGATGTCGATCGGGATCGTCGGCATGACGCACTTCATCGGTCTGCGCAACCCGCGCCAATACTTCAAGCACTACTTCGAACCGAACCCGGCCTTCTTCATCCTTCACCTGATCGATGAATTGGCGAAGTTCCTGACGCTCGGTCTGCGTCTGTACGGGAACATCTTCGCGGGCGAGGTCCTGATCGCCATCTTGCTCGGTATCCCGCTCTTGTTCGGGGTCATCCCGCTCGGTGGCATCCCGATGATCGTCTGGATCGCGTACTCGATCTTCGTAGGTACGATTCAAGCGTTCGTCTTCACCGTTTTGACCTTGGTTTACATCTCGCAAAAATTGCCGCACAACGAAGCTCATTAAGACTTGTGGTTCGGCAAGCAAATCGCAACACCATGTAACACCCTTTCAATCACAATAAAATCGTATCTCTCAACCTTAAGGAGGTTCTTTTCTAATGGAAACTGCAATCGGTCTTTGCCTTGGTCTCGCAGCTGTAGGTGCTGGTATCGGTAACGGTCTGGTAGTGGGTCGCACCATCGAAGGTATCGCTCGTCAACCGGAAGCAAAAGGTATGCTGCAAACTCAAATGTTTATCGGTCTGGGTCTCGTAGAGGCACTTCCGGTTATCTCCGTTGCAATCGGTTTGATCCTGTTCGCAACCCGCTAGACCATTCCGGACGACCAGCAGGATGGCGAGGTACAGATTTATCGCCTCCGCCTTCCTTTTGTCCACCCGAAAGGAGTGAATTTCAATGGAATTGCAACTGGGAACCATGCTTGTGCAGTTAGGGGTATTCGTTGTCCTCTTCCTGTTGCTGCGCAAGTACGCATTTGGTCCTCTCATGCGCGTCATGAACGAGCGCGCTCAATATATCGAGAATCAAATCACAACGGCCGAGAAGAACCGTGAAGAAGCAGACCGTCTCGCTTCGGAGCATCGCGCTTCGATCGAAAAAGCGAAACAAGACGCACACGACCTCATGGAGAATGCACGCCGTACGGGTGAGAAGCAAGCTGCAGACATCATCGCAGCTGCGGAAACCGAAGCTCGTCGTCTGAAAACAGAAGCAGTTGCTGACATCAACCGTGAAAAAGAGCTGGCGATCGCCGAACTGCGTGAGCAAGTGGGCAGCCTCTCCGTTCTTCTCGCGGGCAAGATCGTAAGCAAGGAGCTGAACGAAGACGGCCACAAGGCTCTCTTTGAAGAAGCAGTTAAAGAAATGGGTGTTCGTGTATGAAGAACACCGTAGTTGCCAAGCGTTACGCTGAAGCTCTGTACAGTGTTGCAAGCGAGCGCAGTCAAGCAGATTCGGTCGAACAAGAGTTGGCTGCGATCCTTGATGTTTTTCACTCTCATCCGGAGCTCACGAACATCCTAGAGCACCCGGGCATCTCGATCGATGCGAAGAAGAAGCAGGTTACTGAACTGTTCAAAGGCCGCGTTTCTGACCTGGTTTTGAACTTCCTCAACCTGCTGTTCGACAGCCGTCGTCAAGATGTGCTCGATGAGGTGTTCGCAACATACGTCGAATTGGCGAATGCTGTGAAAGGCCGCATCAAAGGGGAAGTAGAATCGGCAGTTCCGCTCTCGGAAAGTGAGCTGAACACGCTGAAAACCAAGCTTGGCGCTGACGGCCAGCAGGTGGAATTTACGACAAAGGTCAACCCGGAACTGATCGGCGGCCTGCGCGTGCGGATCGGGGACCGTGTCTTCGACTACTCCGTAACCAGCCAGCTCAACCGTTTTCGTCAAACTCTCAAATACTAGTAAGACAGGGGTGAGATCATGAGCATTCGTCCTGAAGAAATCAGTTCGCTGATCAAACAGCAGATTGAGAACTACCAATCTGAGGTTCAAGTATATGATGTGGGCACCGTAATCCAAGTTGGTGACGGTATTGCTCGTATCCATGGTCTTGAGAAAGCAATGGCCGGGGAACTTCTTGAATTCCCGAACGGCACCTTGGGTATGGCGTTTAACCTGGAAGAAAACAACATTGGTGCGGTTGTCCTCGGTACCGTTATGGGTATCAAAGAAGGCGACCAAGTCAAGCGCACTGGCCGTATCGCACAAGTTCCGGTCGGCGAAGCGATGGTTGGACGCGTTGTCAACGCGCTCGGCCAACCGATCGACGGCCGCGGCCCGATCGAAACGAAAGAATTCCGTCCGATCGAGTCTCCGGCTCCGGGCGTAATCGACCGTAAATCGGTTCACGAACCGATGCAAACGGGTATCAAAGCGATCGACGCGATGATCCCGGTCGGCCGTGGTCAGCGCGAGTTGATCATCGGTGACCGCCAAACGGGTAAAACCGCTGTGTCGCTCGACACGATCATCAACCAAAAAGGTCAAGGTGTGATCTGCGTATACGTCGCGATCGGCCAAAAGCAATCGACCATCGCACAAGTAGTAGAAACTCTGCGCAAGCACGGCGCGATGGAGTACACCATCGTCGTTTCCGCATCGGCTTCCGATCCGGCTCCGCTGCTCTTCCTGGCTCCGTACGCAGGCTGCGCAATGGGTGAATACTTCATGTACAAGGGCGGCCACGTCCTCTGCGTATACGATGACCTGTCCAAGCAAGCGGCAGCTTACCGCGAAATGTCCCTGCTGATGCGCCGTCCTCCGGGCCGCGAAGCATTCCCGGGCGACGTCTTCTACTTGCACTCCCGTCTGCTGGAGCGCTCCGCGAAACTGTCCGATGCACGTGGCGGCGGCTCTCTGACCGCACTGCCGTTCATCGAAACCCAAGCGGGTGACGTTTCGGCGTACATTCCGACCAACGTAATCTCCATCACCGACGGCCAGATCTTCCTGGAGTCCGACCTGTTCAACTCCGGTCAACGCCCGGCAGTAAACGTAGGTCTCTCCGTATCTCGCGTAGGTGGTTCTGCACAGATCAAAGCGATGAAAAAGGTTGCAGGTACCTTGCGTCTTGACCTCGCACAATACCGCGAACTGCAAGCGTTTGCTCAGTTCGGTTCCGACCTCGACAAAGCGACTCAAGCCCGCCTCGACCGCGGTGCTCGCCTGACCGAGATCCTCAAGCAAGGCCAATACCAGCCGCTGACCGTCGAGAAGCAAGTCATCTCGCTGTGGGCTGCTGTAAACGGCTTCGCGGATGATGTTCCGGTGACCTCCGTTCGCCGCTTCGAATCGGAGTGGCTGGCGTTTGCAGATACCAACTATCCGCAAATCGCGAAAGCGATCATCGAGACCAAAGACCTCTCGAAAGAAACCGAAGCGTTGCTCAAAGAAGCAATCGCGAAGTTCAAAACGACTTTCGTTGGGTAATCCAGCTTGTCGTCTAGCATAACCATTTCATCTGGTAAGGTGGTGGAATCATGGCAAATACCCGCGACATTCGTCAACGGATTCGCTCCGTGAAGAACACCCAGCAAATCACCAAAGCGATGAAAATGGTAGCTGCGGCAAGACTGCGTCGGGCACAAGAGCGCACAGAACAAGCTCGCCCGTATGCAGCCAAACTTGAAGAAGTAATCGGCAGCATCGCATCTGGCAGCGGCGCAACCAGCCATCCGATGTTGGTATCGCGTCCTGTAAAGAAAACCGGTTATGTCGTCATCTCCTCCGACCGTGGCCTCGCAGGTTCTTTCAACGCACAGGTGATTCGTACTGCTGTGAACGAAATGCGCGGCAAATCGCAAAACGATTATGCAGTGTTTGCGATCGGTCGGAAGTCTCGCGACTTCTTCAAGCGTCGTGGATACCCGCTTGTCGGTGAAGTTGTTGGTCTGTCGGACAGTCCGACCTATGCGGATATTAAGTCTGTAGCAAATCAAGTTGTGAAACTGTTCCAAGACGGCGTGTATGATGAAGTCTACGTGCTCTACAATGAGTTCGTAAACGCTCTCACGCAGGTTCCGATTTCCCGCAAGCTGCTCCCGCTCGAAGATGTGGGCAGCCAGCAGGAGAAGCCGGCACCTGGAACGATCACAGCCAAATACGATTACGAGCCGTCTGCTGAAGCAGTCCTCGACAATCTTCTGCCGAAATATGCTGAAACGTTGATCTTCACCGCCGTTCTGGAATCGAAAGCTTCCGAGTTCGGTGCCCGCATGACTGCGATGGGCGCTGCAACCGATAACGCAGCGACGATCATCAACAACCTGACGCTGGCACTGAACCGTGCCCGCCAAGCAGCAATTACCACGCAGATCACCGAGATTGTCGGCGGTGCCGCAGCGCTTGAATCATAGAACGCACGAATGGAGGGAAACGTGTGAACACTGGACGTATTAGTCAGGTTCTGGGCGCGGTTGTAGACGTTCGTTTCCCGGAAGGCCAGCTTCCGGCACTCAACAACGCTCTGACCATTTCATATCAAGCTCAAAACGCAGGTGAAACGGACATCAATCTTACGCTTGAAGTCGCGTTGCACCTTGGTAACAACGTCGTTCGTACGATCGCAATGTCTTCCACCGACGGTCTGGTCCGCGGCATGGACGTTGTTGATACTGGTGCTCCGATCTCCGTACCGGTAGGTCCGGCTACTCTGGGCCGCATCTTCAACATCTTGGGTGAGACGATCGACGAAGCGGGTCCGGTTGCTGTTGAAAAACGTGACCCGATCCACTCTCCGGCTCCGGAGTATGCAGACCTGTCTACCAAGGTTGAAATCTTTGAAACCGGCATCAAAGTTATCGACTTGCTCGCTCCTTACATCAAGGGCGGTAAGATCGGTCTGTTCGGCGGTGCAGGTGTAGGTAAAACCGTTACCATCCAGGAACTCATCCACAACATTGCGAAACAGCACGGTGGTTTCTCCGTATTCGCAGGTGTTGGTGAGCGTACTCGTGAAGGGAACGACTTGTACCATGAGATGACCGATTCTGGCGTTATCGAAAAGACCGCCATGGTATTCGGCCAGATGAACGAGCCGCCGGGCGCACGTGCTCGCGTAGCACTGACCGGTCTTACTATCGCTGAATACTTCCGCGATGTGGAAGAGCGCGACGTACTGTTCTTCATCGACAACATCTTCCGCTTTACCCAAGCGGGTTCCGAGGTATCTGCACTGCTCGGTCGTATGCCGTCCGCAGTAGGTTACCAACCGACCCTCGCAACTGAGATGGGTCAATTGCAAGAGCGTATCACCTCGACCAAAAAAGGTTCGATCACGTCGATCCAAGCAATCTACGTTCCGGCCGACGACTACACTGACCCGGCTCCGGCAACTGCGTTTGCTCACTTGGACGCAACGACCAACCTTGAGCGTAAAATCGCGGAGCAAGCACTGTTCCCGGCGGTTGACCCGCTCGCTTCCACGTCCCGCGCTCTGTCCCCGGACATCGTAGGCGAAGAGCACTACACAGTAGCTCGTGGAGTTCAGTCCGTCCTGCAGCGCTATAAAGAACTGCAAGACATCATCGCCATCCTCGGTATGGATGAGTTGTCCGATGAGGACAAACAGACCGTATCCCGCGCTCGTAAGATCCAGCGTTTCCTGACCCAACCGATGAACGTTGCAGAACAGTTCACCGGTAAGCCGGGCCGTTACGTGAAGATCGCAGACACCGTTCGCGGTTTCAAAGAAATCCTCGACGGCAAGCATGACGACATTGCAGAAGTTGACTTCTACATGGCGGGCACCATCGACGAAGTTGTCGAGCGTGCGAAGAATAATGCCTAAAGCTCCATCTTGGGCTTAGGAGGAAACCGATATGAACAAAATGCCTATCGAAATCGTCACTCCTGAACGCAAGGTGTA from Tumebacillus algifaecis encodes the following:
- the atpB gene encoding F0F1 ATP synthase subunit A, with the translated sequence MNHLFPTLGEGLWAINLTAIGTSVLAALVVLLLARLAVANVNVRRPRGIQNFFEWVVDFITGLAKDTIGDRAMTYVPLAFTLIIYLFVANQMGLITNVVTLVHEPTLGVSQGMLDEHGGEGHIAWFMSPTANLSVAMAMSIGIVGMTHFIGLRNPRQYFKHYFEPNPAFFILHLIDELAKFLTLGLRLYGNIFAGEVLIAILLGIPLLFGVIPLGGIPMIVWIAYSIFVGTIQAFVFTVLTLVYISQKLPHNEAH
- a CDS encoding F0F1 ATP synthase subunit delta, with the translated sequence MKNTVVAKRYAEALYSVASERSQADSVEQELAAILDVFHSHPELTNILEHPGISIDAKKKQVTELFKGRVSDLVLNFLNLLFDSRRQDVLDEVFATYVELANAVKGRIKGEVESAVPLSESELNTLKTKLGADGQQVEFTTKVNPELIGGLRVRIGDRVFDYSVTSQLNRFRQTLKY
- the atpD gene encoding F0F1 ATP synthase subunit beta, with translation MNTGRISQVLGAVVDVRFPEGQLPALNNALTISYQAQNAGETDINLTLEVALHLGNNVVRTIAMSSTDGLVRGMDVVDTGAPISVPVGPATLGRIFNILGETIDEAGPVAVEKRDPIHSPAPEYADLSTKVEIFETGIKVIDLLAPYIKGGKIGLFGGAGVGKTVTIQELIHNIAKQHGGFSVFAGVGERTREGNDLYHEMTDSGVIEKTAMVFGQMNEPPGARARVALTGLTIAEYFRDVEERDVLFFIDNIFRFTQAGSEVSALLGRMPSAVGYQPTLATEMGQLQERITSTKKGSITSIQAIYVPADDYTDPAPATAFAHLDATTNLERKIAEQALFPAVDPLASTSRALSPDIVGEEHYTVARGVQSVLQRYKELQDIIAILGMDELSDEDKQTVSRARKIQRFLTQPMNVAEQFTGKPGRYVKIADTVRGFKEILDGKHDDIAEVDFYMAGTIDEVVERAKNNA
- the atpG gene encoding ATP synthase F1 subunit gamma, which produces MANTRDIRQRIRSVKNTQQITKAMKMVAAARLRRAQERTEQARPYAAKLEEVIGSIASGSGATSHPMLVSRPVKKTGYVVISSDRGLAGSFNAQVIRTAVNEMRGKSQNDYAVFAIGRKSRDFFKRRGYPLVGEVVGLSDSPTYADIKSVANQVVKLFQDGVYDEVYVLYNEFVNALTQVPISRKLLPLEDVGSQQEKPAPGTITAKYDYEPSAEAVLDNLLPKYAETLIFTAVLESKASEFGARMTAMGAATDNAATIINNLTLALNRARQAAITTQITEIVGGAAALES
- the atpA gene encoding F0F1 ATP synthase subunit alpha, giving the protein MSIRPEEISSLIKQQIENYQSEVQVYDVGTVIQVGDGIARIHGLEKAMAGELLEFPNGTLGMAFNLEENNIGAVVLGTVMGIKEGDQVKRTGRIAQVPVGEAMVGRVVNALGQPIDGRGPIETKEFRPIESPAPGVIDRKSVHEPMQTGIKAIDAMIPVGRGQRELIIGDRQTGKTAVSLDTIINQKGQGVICVYVAIGQKQSTIAQVVETLRKHGAMEYTIVVSASASDPAPLLFLAPYAGCAMGEYFMYKGGHVLCVYDDLSKQAAAYREMSLLMRRPPGREAFPGDVFYLHSRLLERSAKLSDARGGGSLTALPFIETQAGDVSAYIPTNVISITDGQIFLESDLFNSGQRPAVNVGLSVSRVGGSAQIKAMKKVAGTLRLDLAQYRELQAFAQFGSDLDKATQARLDRGARLTEILKQGQYQPLTVEKQVISLWAAVNGFADDVPVTSVRRFESEWLAFADTNYPQIAKAIIETKDLSKETEALLKEAIAKFKTTFVG
- the atpF gene encoding F0F1 ATP synthase subunit B produces the protein MELQLGTMLVQLGVFVVLFLLLRKYAFGPLMRVMNERAQYIENQITTAEKNREEADRLASEHRASIEKAKQDAHDLMENARRTGEKQAADIIAAAETEARRLKTEAVADINREKELAIAELREQVGSLSVLLAGKIVSKELNEDGHKALFEEAVKEMGVRV
- the atpE gene encoding F0F1 ATP synthase subunit C, with amino-acid sequence METAIGLCLGLAAVGAGIGNGLVVGRTIEGIARQPEAKGMLQTQMFIGLGLVEALPVISVAIGLILFATR